CGATCAGCGGCGTCATAACACCACCCATGGTCTCGATACCCAGAGTCAAGGGGCTAACATCCAGCAACAGCACGTCAGTCTTGTCACCGGACAGTACGCCAGCCTGGATAGCGGCACCCATGGCAACCGACTCATCAGGGTTAACGTCTTTACGCGGATCGCGACCAAAGAACTCTTTTACCTTGGACTGCACCAGCGGCATACGGGTCTGACCACCAACCAGGATCACCTCATCAATATCGGAGATATCGAGGTCTGCATCTTTTAGCGCAGTACGGCATGGGGCGATCGAATTCTCCACCAGGTCCTCTACCAAAGATTCCAGCTTGGCGCGGGTCAGCTTGACGTTAAGGTGCTTGGGGCCAGTCGCATCGGCAGTCACGTAGGGCAGGTTAACGTCGGTTTGCTGCGCGGAAGACAATTCGATCTTGGCTTTCTCGCCAGCTTCTTTCAGACGCTGCATGGCCAGCGGATCACCTTTCAGGTCGATACCACTCTCTTTCTTGAAAGCTTCGGCCAGATAGTCGATAACACGCATATCGAAATCTTCACCACCCAGGAAGGTGTCACCGTTGGTGGCCAACACTTCAAACTGGTGCTCACCGTCAACATCGGCAATTTCGATGATGGAGATGTCGAAAGTACCGCCACCCAGGTCATAAACCGCAACGGTCTTGTCCCCGGCCTTCTTGTCCATGCCGTAGGCCAGCGCCGCAGCCGTTGGCTCGTTGATGATACGTTTTACTTCCAGACCCGCGATCTTACCGGCGTCTTTGGTCGCCTGACGCTGGGAATCGTTAAAGTAAGCCGGCACCGTAATAACGGCTTCAGTAACCGCTTCGCCAAGGTAGTCTTCGGCGGTTTTCTTCATCTTCTTGAGGACTTCGGCAGAAACCTGCGGTGGCGCTTTCTTGTCACCCTTGGCTTCAACCCAGGCATCTCCGTTTTCGGCCTTGATGATCTTGTAAGGCACCATGGAGATATCTTTCTGTACTTCAGCATCTTCAAAACGACGACCGATAAGACGCTTGATGGCGAACAGCGTGTTATCAGGATTGGTCACCGCCTGACGTTTGGCAGGCTGACCCACCAGGGTTTCACCGTCGTCGGTGAACGCGATGATAGAAGGCGTAGTACGATCGCCCTCAGCGTTTTCCAATACTTTGGCTTTATCGCCATCCAGGATTGCCACACAGGAGTTGGTGGTACCCAGGTCAATTCCAATAATCTTTCCCATCTTTTTTCTCTCCAATCCCGCCCCGCTGGGGGCGTCATTTCGTTATCTAAAATTCGGTTTTAAGGGGCTACTGCGATTGTGGGCGTCGCTGATCAACAGATCGGCCTTGCTTTCATTCAATCGGCTACTGTCTTTCTATATGTGTGCGCGCCCCAGATTTTCAAGCCTGTTCGTCAACTTTTGACTGCGATGCCTTGGACACCACAACCATGGCCGGACGCACCAAACGTCCATTGAGGGTGTAACCCTTCTGAAAAGCCGCAATCACGGTGCCGGGCTCTACATCGGCATTTTCCTGCATGCTCATCGCTTCATGGAACTGGGGATCGAAAGGCTCGCCAACAGGGTCTAGTGCAACCAGATTGTATTTGCCCAGCGCATCCTGAAACATCTTGAGGGTCATCTGCATACCCTCAACCATGGCTTTTTGCGCTTCATCTTCAGCGTTGGCGCTGTCCACAGCTCGCTCAAGGCTATCGATAACCGGCAACAGATCAGCGGAGAACTTTTCCAGGGCGAACTTGTGGGCTTTTTCTACATCCTGCTCGGCTCGTCGTTTTACGTTCTGCGCATCAGCCTGAGCACGCAATGCCTGCTCAGAAACTTTGGCAACTTCTTCCTGCGCCGCTTCAAGCTCAGCCTTAAGGCTATTTATCTGCTGATCGGAAGACTCAACAGAGGCCCCCTCTTCTGCCACGATCTCTTCTGCCGCCGATTGCTCAGGCTGCATCTCTTCATTTTGTTCAGGATTTGATTTTTGCTCGCTCATCCGGCCTTCTCTCGCTACTCGGTCTACGCGGAAGATAACGCCCTCCGCAACTCTCAGTCAGTGCACTTATATGGGGTTACTCCACAAGGTTTCAAGGGCTATATCGCTTAATTAACAACAGCCCACGAAAAACCGTTGCACCACCCCGACAAAATACTGTATATATGAACAGCATAATCGCCTATATCTCGGAGGCTACCCATGCTGACCCACCTATCCATTCGCAATTTCGCCATTGTCGACCACCTGGAACTGGACTTGAAATCCGGCATGACGGTGGTCAGCGGTGAAACCGGTGCTGGCAAGTCCATTATGCTAGACGCACTGGGATTAGCATTGGGTGACCGATCCGACTCAGCCAGCGTGGGCCAGCAGGATGAACGGGCGGAAATCATGGCCAGCTTCGACCTGAGCCATTGCCCGCAAGCTCGCAAATGGCTGGATGAGCGGGACCTGGTTCAGGAACAGGAGTGTATTCTACGCCGGGTCATCACGCGCGAAGGCCGCTCTCGCGGCTATATCAACGGCAGCGCCTCGCCTCTATCCGACTTGCGCGAGCTGGGCGAAATGCTGATCGATATCCACAATCAACACGAACACCAGTCACTGCTAAAAAAAGAAACCCACCAATCCCTGCTCGACAACTGGGCCGACTGTCAGGAACTGGCCAGCCAGACTCGACAGATCTGGCAACAATGGCAGCGCCAGCAACAACAGCTAGAACGCCTGAGCAGTGCCAGCGAGGAGGAAAACGCTCGAGCACAATTACTGAGCTATCAGCTCAGTGAACTCAATGCACTGGACCCTCAGGAAGGCGAATACGAAGAGCTGGAAAGCGAATACCGGCAACAAGCCAATGCCGGCCAATGCGTACAAAGCTGCCAGCAGGTAGTGCAACTCTGCGCTGAATCCGATAGTGGTAACGCATTGCAACAGCTCAATAACAGCCTGCACCTGCTGCAAGAACTGGCCAACAACCACGCGCAACTGCAGGAGAGTATCGATCTGCTGACCAGTGCCCGCATACAAATTGAAGAAGCCAGCGGCACCCTCAATCATTACCTGGACCATTTTGAAGCCGACCCGGAGCGCTTGTTCGAACTGGAAGAACGCTTGAACAGTTTTAACAGCATTGCTCGCAAACACCGAATCAGCCCTAATGACCTACCCGGGTTGAGCGAGCGGCTCAACGACGAATTGGGGCAACTGCAATGCACTGATGAACAGCTAGAGCAACTGGAAAAAGAGGTCCAGTCACAACAGCGGCATTACCAGACACAAGCGAAGAAGCTGCATCGAGAGCGGGAACGCGCCGCACCTCGACTGGCGAAAGCGGTAAGCGAGCAGATTCGTCAGCTCGGCATGCCCCAAGGGCAGTTCAGCGTTGACCTGAAACCTCTGACAGAGGGCAACGCCAATGGCCTGGAAGCAATAGAATTTCTGGTAAGCGCCAACCCCGGGCAACCCGCCCGCCCGCTTCGCCAGGTGGCTTCCGGCGGTGAATTGTCGCGCATCAGCCTGGCCATTCAGGTCATCAATGCCCAAACCAGCACGATTCCCACTCTGGTTTTTGATGAGGTGGATGTCGGTATTGGCGGCGGAATTGCCGAAGTGGTAGGGCTACGACTGAGACAGCTGGGTGAAGCCGGCGGTCAGGTTATCTGTGTAACCCACCAACCCCAGGTCGCCTCCCAGGGGCATCACCACCTTCAGGTGCAAAAACAGAGCAAACGCAATCACACCCATACTCGAATCGAGTCACTCGAAGGCAATAGCCGAATCGAAGAGGTCGCGCGTATGCTAGGGGGAATGGAGATGACGGATCAGACACTAGCCCACGCAAGGGAAATGCTGGAACGGGCCGGTGCCTGATGTAAGGGCATGATCAAAGACTCAAGATCGTTTCTTTACGTACAACACCAGCTTGTGATCGACCAGGTCATAACCGTGCTTCTCGGCAATTTCCGCCTGTAAACGTTCGATATCATCACTATAAAACTCGACAATTTCGCCGGTATCCATACACACCATATGATCGTGGTGTTCATCTTTAGCGATTTCGAAAACGGAGCGGCCATCATTAAAATTATGACGGACCAATAAACCCTTCTCTTCAAACTGGGTAAGCACTCGATACACTGTCGCCAGGCCAACATCCTCGCCCCCAGCCATCAGTGCCTTATAAACATCCTCAGCACTCATATGACTGTTTGGTGCCGATTCGAGCAGCTGCAGAATCTTAACCCTTGGCACAGTGACCTTCAGGCCAGCATTTTTAATGTCTTGCTCTTCCACAACCTCTCCTTTACCGTCGATTGACTCTTAGCAGATCGAATAATATCGGGTATTATCACATTATCAGACAATCATGTGAAAGCATCTGCACTCAGGATGCCTCACCATCACGAAGAACAACAGCTACCACGATGTATAACCTTACCAAGAAAGGCTTGCTAGTTCTCACGCTAGCCACCGCTGCAGGATGCTCCGGTTTTCCAGGGGTACACAAGATCGATGTCCACCAGGGCAACGTTATCACTCAGGAGATGGTCGACCAACTCCGCCCAGGCATGACCGAACGACAGGTTCGCTTTGTTATGGGCACCCCCTTGATGGTCAGCACCTTCGACCCCAACCACTGGAACTACCTTTATAGCATTCAACGAGGTGGCGCCAAACCCGCCAAGGAAACCCTGAGTATCATCTTCAGGGACGGCGAACTTTACCAACTGTCCGGTGACTTCCGCCCCAATTCCGGTGTTAGCCGAACCGAATCGGTTCAGCAAGAACGTACTGAACAGCTCCTGCAAGACATTCAGGAAGAGCAAAAAGCCGAGGGCGTCGATCCCAACGCTGCTAGCCAGCAGCCCCGCGAGCTGGGCCGGCCCGGCATTGGAGCCCCTCAGTAGAGCTACTACCGGATTTCAGCTGGTTGAATCGACATTCGCCCCTGCATCAGATCATCTGCTCTCGGGCCTTAACCATCCCCCAAAATAACAAACCCCGAACAATGATGATTGTTCGGGGTTTGCTCTATCAGAAAGGATCAGTGAATGGGGGCAGGCTGCTTATCGGGCTTACCGTTGTGCCAGATTACTTTGCTCTTGTTTCGTGCCAACTCATTAAACGCAAAGTCATCTACGGTTAACATCTCCAGCACTTCTGCCTCGTACTGCTGCATAAATTCAAGGTCCTCTTTACTGATCAAGCCAGCCTGGGCTGCGGCGTCGAAACGTTGCTCCGGATGCAGCGCCGTATTGGGCAACTCACCCTTGGCATATGCTTTTTCAACCAGGCGGTAGATATCCGTGGCTTTATTGTTACCTTCCAGCAAAGCGTTATAACGCGCCAACGGATTATTTTCCTGCCCCTCCGCCTGCTCCAACCAGGTATCTTCAAGCATAAAAGAGCGCAGCGAGGAGTCCGTTGATACCGAGCGAGCGATGGTATTGACCAGAGAATCTGCCGGCATCTTTCGGCTGCGACCAAAGGGCATGACCAGTACACGAACCGCACGAGCCGCCCAGCGATTGGGCAGATTATCGAGCAATTCGATCATCGCTTGCTCGGTCCGATACAGTAGCCATTCACAACTGTACTGGAACAGGGCTTCTTCATTGTGTACAGCCCGGGTTTCATGCCAGTGCTTGAGCACCATGGTTGTCATGTACAAATTGGACAGCATGTCACCGAGTCGAGCCGAAAGCAGCTCACGCTGTTTAAGCGATGCCCCCAGGCTGGCCATTGCCACATCGGCCAACAGGGAAAAGGCCGCACTGTAACGGTTGACCGCCCAGCCATAGACCTGAGCTTCTCCAGGTAAAGGCGTTTCGTCCATAGGCAGTTTGAGACCTGCACTCAATGCACGGGCAGCATTTCCCGCCACCATACCAATATGACCAAAGATCGCTTTATCAAAAGCTTGCAGATCGTTCTTCTCGGCAGCTTCCAGTTCCGGCAAAACATAGGGATGACAACGAATCGCCCCCTGGCCAAAGATCATCAGGCTTCGAGTCATAATATTAGCGCCCTCGACCGTGATCGACACGGCGGTCGCGGCGTACCCTAACCCGAGGTAATTACGAGGCCCCAGCGTAACGGTCTTGCCGCCATGAATATCCATGGCATCAATCAGCATTTGACGCTGGAACTCGGTCAACTGGCTCTTGAGAATCGCCGAAGGCACCGCCGGTTTTTCACCCGCATCGATCATATTCGCAGTATGTCGAACGGTTGCTCGGGCAATGTAAGCCATGGCAGCGATTCGCGCCAACGGCGCCTGCACCCCTTCCATATCGGCAATGGGCATATTGAACTGGCGGCGGATTCGGGCGAAACCGCCTGTGAGCCCGGTAACGTAGCGACCACTGCCACTGGCGCCGGAAGGCAAGGTGATACAACGACCCACCGACAAACATTCAACCAGCATACGCCAGCCTTGCCCGGCCATTTCCGGACCACCAATTAACCAGTCCAGGGGAATAAACATATCCTTGCCCCGCAAAGGTCCATTCATAAAGGGGCTACCAATCGGAAAGTGACGACGACCAATCTCCAGACCTTCGGTCTCCCGTGGCACCAGGGCGCAGGTTATACCGATATCCTCTTTGTCCCCCAGTAATCCGTCGGGATCAAACATGCGAAAGGCCAAACCAACCACGGTGGCAATAGGCGCCAGGGTGATCCAGCGCTTCTCAAACGTGAGCTTAACGCCCAGCACTTCCTTACCATCGACTTCACCTTTGCAGACTATGCCGACATCCGGAATCGAGGTCGCATCGGAACCCGCACGGGGCGCCGTCAAACCAAAACAGGGAATGTCACGCCCGTCGGCCAATCGAGGCAGATAATGGTCCTTCTGCTCCTGAGTTCCGTATTTCAGCAACAACTCACCCGGGCCCAAGGAGTTAGGAACACCCACGGCCACCATCAGCGTTTCGTTGGATGACAACTTTTGCAGGACAGCCGACTGGGCTTTCGCGGAAAAGCCCAGGCCACCATACTCTTTGGGAATAATCATGCCGAAGAACTTTTCTTTCTTCAGGTATTTCCACAGGTTCCCAGGCAGATCCGCTCGTTCGACTGCAACCTCCCAACCATCACACATACCCGCGGCAACGCTGCATTGCTTCTTTAGAAAATCCCGCTCTTCGGCACTCAAGCCGTTATCGGGATTAGAGAGCAAATTATCCCAGTCTGGTTTGCCAGAGAACAACTCTCCATCCCAGCCAACAGTGCCGGCCTCCAGGGCAACCTGTTCGGTTTCTGAAACCTTGGGAGAAACCGATTTGAACATTGCCAGCAAACGAGGACTCAACCATTGCTGACGAATCGCCGGCAGACCACAGAGAACAACGGCAACGGCCGACACAAAGAGAATAAACGCCAGCAAGGGTGAACCCATCATGCGACCAACAACTGCCAACGCAACCAACCCAAGGGATATCACCAGGGCTCCAGATTCCCGCTTGAGCAGCTGCATCAAGACGGCGACAACAAGGATTATCAGCAATAAATGATTCATAAGTCTTCTCTGTTTCCTTTTTGAAATAGACGCTAGCCCTCGGCCCGTATTGCCGATTCAGGCGAACCAACTGACACCAGTATAGGGGCTTGCCTCCTCACTAGCCATGACCTGCAACATCTCAACCGTAGAGCCATCGGCACTTATAATGCAGACCAAATAGCACCCTGAAAAGTTCAGCTTCAACTGACATTGGCGGCCCTTCGCCCCAGATAAAGAGCACCAACGCTCAATTGTATCAACCTGCACAGAGCTCCCTGCCCATTCTGCCGATAAAACAGGTAGAATCCCCCTATTCGCAGCAAAGGGAACCTACCCAGGCAATGAGGTTTAACAAGAAACAGGTAACGCCTGCTCCCATCAAGGACAAGCGCGCCCTGGTACTTTCCGGAGGTGGCGCACGAGCCGCTTATCAAGTAGGCGTACTCAAGGCGATCACCGAAATATTACCCGCCAGCGCCCATAATCCCTTCGCCATAGTCTGCGGCACCTCGGCCGGAGCCATTAACGCGGCGGCACTGGCCAGCCACCCCGGAACCCTCAGGGAGTCGGTGGGCAACCTCGAGAACCTGTGGCGCAACCTGACTCCGGAACAGGTGTATCGAACCACCCCAGGCGCGCTACTGGGTAGCCTGTTTCGACTCGGCATGTCGCTTTTTAATCAGGGTGCCACAGAACGCAAGCCACTCTCATTATTAGATAATCAGCCACTGGAAGAGTTGCTCAAAAAGGTGATCGACTTTGACCAGCTGGATGACGCGATTGGCAGCGGTGCACTGGAAGCGCTGTGCGTCACCGCGATGGGTTACAGTACCGGCCAATCTGTCAGCTTTTTCCAAGGCCACCCAGAATTACAGCCCTGGCAACGCTTTCAGCGCGTCGGCTCGCCCTGCGAGCTCACCCACCAACACCTGTTAGCGTCTTCCGCCATACCCACCATTTTTCCAGCGGTAAGAATTAACCGGGAATACTTCGGTGACGGCGCCCTGCGTCAGATGGCCCCGATCAGCCCAGCCCTGCATTTGGGGGCCGATCATGTACTGGTCATTGGTGTCAGCGGCAACCGCAACCCCGTACACTGGGGCAAGCGCAAAGCGGTTCGGCACACACCCTCCATGGCTCAAATTATGGGACAGATGCTGAATAGCGCCTTTATCGATGCTATGGAAAGCGACATTGAGCACCTGGAACGTATCAACAAGCTGCTCGAATACATCCCGGAAGAGGTCAGGCGCGCCGAGGGGCTGCCCTTGCGAGGTGTGGACAGCCTGATCATATCCCCCTCCGAGGAGATCGACATTATCGCGGGCCGTAAAATCCGTTCGCTCTCCAGCAGCCTTCGTTGGGCTCTACGCACCGTAGGGGCAACCAAGAAAGGCGGTGGCGCGACTGCTGCCAGCTATCTGTTGTTCACGCCAGATTTTTGCGGCGCCCTGATCGACATGGGCTACAAGGATGCAATGTGGGAACGGGAATCAATCGAAGCTTTTTTTGACCAGGACCTCAACCAACCCGCAAGCGTACAAAAGGCCTGACAGACCTTTGGTACGCTTGTTTGGGCACCGCTGAATCCAGTCTCAGCAAACAGCTCAAGAAGAGCCCTGATTGAATTTCTTGAACAGCCGGGTTTCATCAAACAACCCTTCCAGCTCCCCCATACGTTCCTTGCTTTCATCCCAGATTTTGCTTTGCACCGAGGCGATAAGGGCTTCGACAAAAAACAGAATAACCACCGAGGAATCCCAGGCAGAGGGCGCCTCGATGCGCAGATTGAACACATGCTCGGCGTATTGCGCCGCCGGCGAGCCCCACTGATCGGTAAACAACACCACCCTTACGCCTCGAGCCTGGGCCATCTTGGCGAAGTGATTGATATTGTGCTCATAGCGCCTGATATCAAAGGCAATCAGAAGATCCCCCTGCTCCATATTCAGTAGATAATGTGGCCAGTTTCCGGAGTTCGACGTGACCCGGGTAACTCGCTTGCGCATCACCTGCATATGGGTAAAGAAATAATCTGCCAGGGAATGGGTGATCCGACCGCCGACCACATGCAATGCATGATCGGTATCCGATAACAGGCCGGTTACCGCGTCAAAGGTGGCAGGATCGACCTGCTTCAACGATTGATGCAGGTTATTCATGGTGACGTCGGCAAAGCGGTTCAGGATATGTTCGTCGGGTGCGCTATCACTCCAACGGTTAAATTTGGTGATCGGATTACTAATGGTTTCTTCGAGCTCGGTGTGCAACGACAGCTGAAAATCCGGAAACCCCCCAAAGCCCAGCTTTTTCACCATCCGCACCACCGTGGGGGTCGACACCTCAGCGGTAGCAGCCACCGCCGTAATACTGCCCAGACAGGACACCGGGTAATTCTCCAACATCGCATTAGCCAGCTGTCGCTCAGTGCGAGTCAAATTTTCAAACTGATTTCTGATCCGTTCTGCAACAGTAAAAGACGCCTTGCTCACTATAGATTCCCCTTTGTCCGGCGGCATGCACCATACCATGGCACCAGCATACATCCAGTGCGCACCAGTTTGTAGCATTTGTTTCAGAAATAAATTTGCCTGTTCATTTTATTTCTGAAATACTTGTTAAATCCTCACATATTGAGACAATAAAGTGAAACACAACGCGCAAAAGGATATGTCGCTGTTGGTTCATAAAGCAGTCGATACCATCAACGAGCACGGCACCGGCGGCTTTCTGCTAGTGTGCGAGCATGCCAGCAATCAGGTTCCCGCCGAACTCGATGGGCTGGGGCTAAACGATAAACAGATTGCCAGCCATATCGCCTGGGACCCGGGCGCTCTGGACGTGGCCAAGCGCCTGTCTTCGGCACTTGACTCACCTCTGGTCAGCGCCTGCATTTCCCGCCTCGTCTACGACTGCAACCGCCCTCCGGAATCTCCCGACGCCATCTGCAGCCTGAGTGAGCGAGATACAATCCCCGGCAACCTGAACCTCAGCGCCAAGGCTCGACAGTCCAGAATCGACCAGGTCTATCGGCCTTTTCAACAAGCTGTAGCCAAACTGGCAAGCGCCACAACCGCAGACAACCACCGCCCCTTATTGGTAACCATTCACTCTTTCGTACCGGTTTACAAAGGCGTGGGGCGTGAAGTGGAGATCGGCATTCTGCACGACAGTGATACTCGAATTGCCGACCTGATGCTGGACCCCGAGGCTCCCCATAATGGACTGCGTTTTCGTCGCAATGAACCCTACGGCCCTGTCGATGGTGTCACCCACACATTGAAAGAGCATGGTCTCGCCAATGGCCTGGCCAACGTCATGATCGAGATTCGTAACGACCTGCTGGTCGATAGCCAGGGACAACAACAGATCGCCGACATCCTGATCGAGCAACTGCAGCGTGTCCGCCAACAGCTTCACCCATCATCCAGGGCGCCCGACAACACGCCCTCTACATCCAGTCCAGAGTGAGTCAGGGAATGCCGAAAGCGATCAGGCTGTACGTTCATTACGTCGACAAGGTGAACCGGGTGATCGGTCGCTGTGCGATGTATCTTATCTTCGTCATGATGGGGATACTGCTGTATTCCTCCTTTATGAAAACCTTTCTTATACCCTCACTCTGGACCCTGGAGATGGCCCAGTTTGTGATGGTGGCCTACTACCTGATCGGCGGCGCTTATTCCATGCAGGAGGATGGCCATGTACGCATGGATCTGTTTTATAGCCAATGGACCGACAAGACCAAAACCCTGATCGACTCCATCACCATTCTCTTCCTGATTACCTATCTGGGCTTCTTGCTGTACGGCGGGATTTTCAGCACCCAGTACGCCTTGAAATATTCTGAAGAAAGTTATTCCGCCTGGGCACCCGCGATGGCCCCGATAAAAATTCTGATGGTGATCGGCATCTTCCTGATGTTACTGCAAGCGATCTCCTGCCTGTTCAAGGATATTGCCAAGCTCAAGGGAGAGTCGATCGCATGAGTTACGAAATGATAGCGCTGCTGATGTTCGCCTCGATGATGGTCATGCTGATGACCGGTCAACGGGTGTTTGCTGCGATCGGTTTCGTCGCCGTGATCTCGGCCTTCCTGATGTGGGGTAATGGCGGCTCGGAGATGGGCTTCAGCGCAGCCATGAAACTGATGAAATGGTACCCGCTGCTGACCTTGCCGTTATTTATTTATATGGGTTACATGCTGTCAGAATCGGGCATCGCCGAAGATCTCTACAAGATGTTTCATGTCTGGATGGGTCCGCTTAACGGTGGCCTCGCCATCGGCACCATTGGTTTGATGGTAGTGGTCTCGGCGATGAACGGGCTCAGTGTCGCAGGCATGGCAATCGGCGCCAGCATTGCCATGCCCGAGCTGCTGCGACGAGGCTACGATAAGATTATGGTCACCGGGGTGATCCAGGCGGGTAGCTCACTCGGCATACTCGTGCCCCCCAGCGTGGTGATGGTGCTCTACAGTATGATCGCACGTCAGCCGGTCAGTAAACTCTGGATGGCCGGGGTCATGCCCGGCCTGTTAATGGCGGCTCTGTTTGTCATCTATATTGTGGTGCGCTGTCGCCTGCAACCAGAAATGGGCCCGGCCCTGACCCAGGAAGAGCGTAAGGTTCCCTGGTCAGAAAAGTTCTCTTTGTTGCGGGCCGGTATTTTACCGCTGCTCATTTTCTTCTCCATGACCGGTGCCTTTCTGTCTGGCTACGCCAGTCTGGTAGAAAGTGCGGCCTACGGTGCTCTGGCCGCCACTCTGGCCGCACTGATAAAGAAACGCCTGACTCGCAAGGTGCTGGATGAAACCCTGAAGAAAACTCTGGTCATCAGCTGCATGTTTATGTGGATCATCCTGGCCGCTCTCTGCTTTGGTGCGGTGTTTGATGGACTCGGTGCCGTGCGCACCATCGAAGGCTTTTTCGTCGATCAGCTCGGTCTGGGGCCCTGGCAGATCCTGATCATGATGCAGCTGTCCTATATTGTCATGGGCATGTTCCTGGATGACACCGCCATGCTGGTAATTGTGGCCCCGCTGTTTATTCCGCTGGTCGGCGCCCTGGGATTCGACCTCGTGTGGTACGGCATTCTTTATACCATCACCTGTCAGATTGCCTATATGACGCCGCCCTTCGGCTACAACCTGTTCCTGATGCGAGCCATGGCACCACCCGAGGTGTCGCTGGGGGATATTTATCGTTCCATTATTCCTTTCGTCATCATCATGACCTTTGCTCTGGTGTTGATCACGGTATTCCCACAGATCGCCCTGTGGCTACCAGAAACCTATTACGGCAAATAAGGATGGCTATCGTTTTGACGCCAGCACAACCCTTTATCAACGAGCCAGATAACCCGCTGGCAATAACAGAACCGCAACGGAGGTGGTCGTATTAACCAACAGTAGCCATTTGTATCTGATGATCCCTGTACCAACGATCCATGAGTAGGAGAAAAGCAATGACCGATAAGAAAGATAAGGATATAAGCGAGACCAATACTCGCCGCGATTTTCTCAAGAAAGCCGGTGCGGCCTCCGCCGCTGTAGTCGGAACATCAGTGCTGGGGGCACCTGCAGTCCATGCCGCCAGCAATAAGAAAATCAAATGGCGTCTGCAGACCTACGCCGGACCCGCTCTGGCCGAGCACGTCATCAAGCCATCGATTGATGCCTTTAATAAGGTCGCCAATGGTGAGATGGAGATCGAGCTGTACTACGCCGACCAGCTGGTACCCACCGGTGAACTGTTCCGCGCCATGCAACGCGGTACCATCGATGCGGTACAAAGTGACGATGACTCCATCGCGGCGCCTGTTGACGTGTCCGTATTTGGCGGTTACTTCCCCTTTGGCACCCGTTACAGCCTCGACGTTCCGGTGCTGTTTAATCAGTACGGACTGAAAGAGATCTGGGAAGAAGCCTACAACGAAGTCGAAGGTGTCACCTGGCTCGGCGCCGGTGCCTGGGATCCCTGCCATTTCGCCACCGTCGATCCCATCAATAGCCTTGCCGACCTGAAAGGCAAACGCGTCTTCACCTTCCCGACCGCCGGTAAATTCCTGTCCCGTTTCGGTG
The DNA window shown above is from Aestuariirhabdus haliotis and carries:
- a CDS encoding acyl-CoA dehydrogenase; the encoded protein is MNHLLLIILVVAVLMQLLKRESGALVISLGLVALAVVGRMMGSPLLAFILFVSAVAVVLCGLPAIRQQWLSPRLLAMFKSVSPKVSETEQVALEAGTVGWDGELFSGKPDWDNLLSNPDNGLSAEERDFLKKQCSVAAGMCDGWEVAVERADLPGNLWKYLKKEKFFGMIIPKEYGGLGFSAKAQSAVLQKLSSNETLMVAVGVPNSLGPGELLLKYGTQEQKDHYLPRLADGRDIPCFGLTAPRAGSDATSIPDVGIVCKGEVDGKEVLGVKLTFEKRWITLAPIATVVGLAFRMFDPDGLLGDKEDIGITCALVPRETEGLEIGRRHFPIGSPFMNGPLRGKDMFIPLDWLIGGPEMAGQGWRMLVECLSVGRCITLPSGASGSGRYVTGLTGGFARIRRQFNMPIADMEGVQAPLARIAAMAYIARATVRHTANMIDAGEKPAVPSAILKSQLTEFQRQMLIDAMDIHGGKTVTLGPRNYLGLGYAATAVSITVEGANIMTRSLMIFGQGAIRCHPYVLPELEAAEKNDLQAFDKAIFGHIGMVAGNAARALSAGLKLPMDETPLPGEAQVYGWAVNRYSAAFSLLADVAMASLGASLKQRELLSARLGDMLSNLYMTTMVLKHWHETRAVHNEEALFQYSCEWLLYRTEQAMIELLDNLPNRWAARAVRVLVMPFGRSRKMPADSLVNTIARSVSTDSSLRSFMLEDTWLEQAEGQENNPLARYNALLEGNNKATDIYRLVEKAYAKGELPNTALHPEQRFDAAAQAGLISKEDLEFMQQYEAEVLEMLTVDDFAFNELARNKSKVIWHNGKPDKQPAPIH
- a CDS encoding patatin-like phospholipase family protein, with translation MRFNKKQVTPAPIKDKRALVLSGGGARAAYQVGVLKAITEILPASAHNPFAIVCGTSAGAINAAALASHPGTLRESVGNLENLWRNLTPEQVYRTTPGALLGSLFRLGMSLFNQGATERKPLSLLDNQPLEELLKKVIDFDQLDDAIGSGALEALCVTAMGYSTGQSVSFFQGHPELQPWQRFQRVGSPCELTHQHLLASSAIPTIFPAVRINREYFGDGALRQMAPISPALHLGADHVLVIGVSGNRNPVHWGKRKAVRHTPSMAQIMGQMLNSAFIDAMESDIEHLERINKLLEYIPEEVRRAEGLPLRGVDSLIISPSEEIDIIAGRKIRSLSSSLRWALRTVGATKKGGGATAASYLLFTPDFCGALIDMGYKDAMWERESIEAFFDQDLNQPASVQKA
- a CDS encoding N-formylglutamate amidohydrolase — protein: MVHKAVDTINEHGTGGFLLVCEHASNQVPAELDGLGLNDKQIASHIAWDPGALDVAKRLSSALDSPLVSACISRLVYDCNRPPESPDAICSLSERDTIPGNLNLSAKARQSRIDQVYRPFQQAVAKLASATTADNHRPLLVTIHSFVPVYKGVGREVEIGILHDSDTRIADLMLDPEAPHNGLRFRRNEPYGPVDGVTHTLKEHGLANGLANVMIEIRNDLLVDSQGQQQIADILIEQLQRVRQQLHPSSRAPDNTPSTSSPE
- a CDS encoding TRAP transporter small permease subunit, with product MPKAIRLYVHYVDKVNRVIGRCAMYLIFVMMGILLYSSFMKTFLIPSLWTLEMAQFVMVAYYLIGGAYSMQEDGHVRMDLFYSQWTDKTKTLIDSITILFLITYLGFLLYGGIFSTQYALKYSEESYSAWAPAMAPIKILMVIGIFLMLLQAISCLFKDIAKLKGESIA
- a CDS encoding MurR/RpiR family transcriptional regulator; amino-acid sequence: MSKASFTVAERIRNQFENLTRTERQLANAMLENYPVSCLGSITAVAATAEVSTPTVVRMVKKLGFGGFPDFQLSLHTELEETISNPITKFNRWSDSAPDEHILNRFADVTMNNLHQSLKQVDPATFDAVTGLLSDTDHALHVVGGRITHSLADYFFTHMQVMRKRVTRVTSNSGNWPHYLLNMEQGDLLIAFDIRRYEHNINHFAKMAQARGVRVVLFTDQWGSPAAQYAEHVFNLRIEAPSAWDSSVVILFFVEALIASVQSKIWDESKERMGELEGLFDETRLFKKFNQGSS